In a genomic window of Nostoc sp. UHCC 0870:
- a CDS encoding glycosyltransferase family 4 protein, translating to MNSTTEKRIALISVHGDPAIEIGKEEAGGQNVYVREVGKSLAELGWQVDMFSRRVSSEQATIVQHTPFCRTIRLTAGPVEFVPRDQGFQYLPEFVQQLLQFQRETHIKYPVVHTNYWLSSWVGMQLKSLQGSKQVHTYHSLGAVKYKSVDTIPLIATKRLAVEKQVLETAERIVATSPQEQQHMRSLVSPKGYIDVIPCGTDIQQFGSRDRASARAELGIPQDAKVVLYVGRFDSRKGIETLVRAVNESQLRDSGKLKLIIGGGSTPGTSDGRERDRIESIVQELGMSELTTLPGRLGQEILPTYYAAADVCVVPSHYEPFGLVAIEAMSSGTPVIASDVGGLQYTVVTEKTGLLVPPKDVAAFSVAIDRILMNPTWRNELGLAARRHIESKFSWGGVADNLSELYTQILEASILEPALVGH from the coding sequence ATGAACTCTACCACTGAAAAGCGTATAGCCTTGATTTCTGTCCACGGAGATCCAGCGATTGAAATTGGCAAAGAGGAAGCTGGCGGGCAAAATGTTTATGTGCGTGAAGTAGGTAAATCCCTCGCTGAATTGGGATGGCAAGTTGATATGTTTAGCCGCAGAGTAAGTAGTGAACAAGCGACAATTGTGCAACATACTCCATTCTGCCGAACAATTCGCTTAACAGCCGGGCCGGTGGAATTTGTACCACGAGATCAGGGTTTCCAATATTTACCAGAATTTGTTCAACAATTACTGCAATTCCAACGAGAAACTCACATTAAATATCCAGTTGTACATACCAACTATTGGCTTTCTAGTTGGGTAGGAATGCAATTAAAATCTCTCCAAGGGAGTAAACAAGTCCACACATACCACTCATTAGGAGCAGTTAAATACAAAAGTGTAGATACGATTCCTTTAATTGCGACTAAACGTTTAGCTGTAGAAAAACAAGTCTTGGAAACAGCAGAAAGAATTGTTGCTACTAGCCCTCAAGAACAGCAGCATATGCGATCGCTAGTTTCCCCAAAAGGTTATATTGACGTTATCCCTTGTGGTACAGATATCCAGCAATTTGGCTCAAGAGACAGAGCATCTGCTAGAGCCGAATTAGGAATTCCACAAGACGCAAAAGTTGTATTGTATGTAGGACGTTTTGATTCGCGCAAAGGCATAGAAACCTTAGTCCGTGCAGTAAATGAATCTCAGTTACGCGACTCTGGCAAACTTAAACTAATTATTGGTGGTGGTAGTACCCCAGGTACTAGCGATGGTAGAGAGCGCGATCGCATTGAAAGCATTGTGCAAGAATTAGGCATGAGTGAGTTGACAACTCTTCCCGGTCGTCTTGGTCAAGAAATCTTACCGACTTACTACGCGGCGGCCGATGTATGTGTTGTTCCCAGCCATTACGAACCTTTTGGACTAGTCGCAATTGAAGCGATGTCCAGTGGTACACCAGTTATCGCCAGTGATGTTGGTGGTCTTCAATATACAGTAGTTACAGAAAAAACAGGTTTATTAGTACCACCAAAAGATGTAGCGGCTTTTTCTGTGGCGATTGACCGAATTCTGATGAATCCAACATGGCGAAATGAATTAGGTCTAGCCGCTAGAAGACACATTGAATCTAAGTTTAGTTGGGGTGGTGTGGCAGATAATTTGAGTGAACTATATACTCAAATTTTAGAAGCATCAATTCTAGAACCAGCATTAGTTGGTCATTAA
- a CDS encoding RNA recognition motif domain-containing protein, whose translation MSVRLYIGNLPKEEIDRQELQAVFAEEGDAVTTKLIKDRKTGKCRGFGFLTVNNDEQADQIIEKYNGQMFKETPIKLEKALPRTKGEEGEEPAAPTPAATATPTPRANKEGGSSRRDKGAKKSRRGGGGRETSTTTSDSDAVRPDPRWASELEKLKQMLAAQTTN comes from the coding sequence ATGTCCGTTCGCCTATATATAGGCAATTTGCCAAAAGAAGAAATAGACCGTCAAGAACTGCAAGCAGTTTTTGCAGAAGAAGGTGATGCTGTCACCACTAAGTTAATCAAAGACCGTAAAACTGGCAAATGCCGGGGTTTTGGTTTTCTAACAGTCAATAATGACGAACAAGCTGACCAAATTATAGAAAAGTATAATGGTCAGATGTTCAAAGAAACACCTATCAAGTTAGAGAAAGCGTTACCTCGGACAAAAGGTGAGGAAGGAGAAGAGCCAGCAGCACCAACACCTGCTGCTACTGCTACTCCCACTCCTAGAGCCAACAAAGAAGGCGGTAGTAGTCGCCGTGACAAAGGTGCTAAGAAGTCTCGTCGCGGTGGTGGTGGACGTGAAACTAGTACAACTACATCTGATTCAGATGCAGTTCGTCCAGATCCACGTTGGGCTTCTGAATTAGAAAAGCTCAAGCAAATGCTGGCTGCTCAAACCACAAACTAG
- a CDS encoding response regulator: MASNKILVIDDTTVVRVKVKEMLPPGNFEVLEAKDGLEGLNLIRQEKLSLIMLDFLLPKMSGWEVFQQVQAHPDLRKIPLVIMSGRKEEVTEKMTEPFEYFEFLGKPFDQKQLIGAIKSAMTKAKLPRPEPVAAAVTTAKNVAATTATVTNGAVATVSVTKTAAVANTEANATSAADIQLLHEKIAKMQIEIDGLKKQLTQVVTFIKQKIK; encoded by the coding sequence GTGGCAAGTAACAAAATTCTAGTTATCGATGACACTACCGTTGTCAGGGTAAAAGTAAAAGAAATGCTACCTCCTGGCAATTTCGAGGTATTGGAAGCAAAAGACGGTTTGGAAGGTCTAAATTTAATCCGTCAAGAGAAACTTAGCTTAATTATGTTGGATTTTCTACTACCTAAAATGAGTGGTTGGGAGGTTTTTCAGCAAGTTCAAGCTCACCCTGATTTAAGAAAGATTCCTTTGGTCATTATGTCCGGTCGAAAGGAAGAGGTTACAGAAAAAATGACCGAACCTTTTGAGTATTTTGAATTTTTGGGTAAGCCTTTTGACCAAAAGCAGTTAATTGGTGCTATTAAGTCAGCAATGACTAAGGCTAAACTACCACGCCCAGAACCTGTAGCAGCAGCAGTTACAACCGCCAAAAATGTGGCAGCAACTACTGCTACTGTCACAAATGGTGCTGTTGCAACCGTTAGTGTTACGAAAACTGCGGCAGTCGCCAATACTGAAGCTAACGCTACTTCTGCGGCTGACATTCAATTACTCCATGAGAAAATTGCCAAAATGCAAATAGAGATTGATGGCTTGAAGAAACAATTAACTCAGGTAGTAACTTTTATTAAACAAAAAATCAAGTAG
- the lipA gene encoding lipoyl synthase, with protein sequence MTSSQSAQIRSEIAAMPSWLRRSIGKASELSTVQRIIKQRQIHTICEEGRCPNRGECYAQKTATFLLMGPTCTRACAFCQVDKGHAPMPLDPEEAQKVAESVQLLGLRYVVLTSVARDDLPDQGASHFVKTMTAIRQLNPDTQIEVLTPDFWGGAGAGEAAQAERLSMIVQAQPACFNHNIETVRRLTGPVRRGAKYDRSLRVLAIVKELDSTIPTKSGLMLGHGETVEEVITVMQDLRAVGCDRITIGQYMRPSLEHLPVQKYWTPEEFDQLGTLAQNMGFSNVRSAPLVRSSYHAGE encoded by the coding sequence ATGACTTCCTCTCAATCAGCCCAAATCAGATCAGAAATTGCAGCTATGCCTAGCTGGTTACGCCGTTCTATTGGCAAAGCCAGCGAACTCTCCACAGTCCAACGTATTATTAAGCAACGCCAAATTCATACTATTTGTGAAGAAGGTCGTTGTCCTAATCGGGGGGAATGCTACGCCCAAAAAACAGCCACGTTTTTATTAATGGGGCCAACCTGCACCCGTGCTTGTGCTTTTTGTCAAGTAGATAAGGGTCATGCACCCATGCCTCTTGATCCAGAGGAAGCGCAAAAGGTAGCAGAGTCTGTGCAGCTTTTAGGATTGCGTTATGTAGTGCTAACTTCTGTAGCCCGCGATGACTTGCCAGATCAAGGCGCAAGTCATTTTGTCAAGACGATGACCGCTATTCGCCAACTCAACCCAGACACGCAAATTGAAGTTTTGACACCTGATTTTTGGGGTGGTGCAGGCGCAGGGGAAGCAGCACAAGCCGAGCGTCTAAGCATGATTGTGCAAGCCCAGCCAGCTTGTTTTAATCACAACATTGAGACAGTGCGCCGGTTAACAGGGCCAGTCCGTCGGGGTGCTAAGTACGATCGCTCTCTACGGGTACTAGCTATAGTTAAAGAACTCGATTCTACTATTCCCACCAAATCAGGGTTAATGCTGGGACATGGTGAAACCGTCGAGGAAGTGATTACAGTCATGCAAGACTTAAGAGCAGTAGGTTGCGATCGCATAACTATTGGTCAGTATATGCGCCCCTCTTTAGAACATCTCCCAGTCCAAAAATACTGGACACCAGAAGAATTTGACCAACTCGGCACATTAGCCCAAAATATGGGATTTAGTAATGTCCGTTCTGCTCCTCTGGTTCGCAGTTCCTATCATGCAGGGGAGTAG